A window of Endomicrobiales bacterium contains these coding sequences:
- a CDS encoding 4Fe-4S binding protein: MKAEEKKLSASQLPIGDILEAGTAVNFITGGWRTEKPVWHKEKCIQCMICWISCPDSAITVKDGKRDEFDLEHCKGCGICAVECPVKTKAITMEVEKK, encoded by the coding sequence ATGAAAGCAGAAGAGAAAAAATTATCCGCCAGTCAGTTGCCAATAGGCGATATTTTGGAAGCTGGCACGGCAGTAAATTTTATAACAGGCGGCTGGAGAACTGAAAAGCCGGTTTGGCACAAAGAAAAATGTATTCAATGTATGATTTGTTGGATATCTTGCCCCGACAGCGCCATAACCGTTAAAGACGGTAAAAGAGACGAGTTTGATTTGGAGCACTGCAAAGGTTGCGGCATTTGCGCGGTTGAGTGCCCTGTAAAAACAAAAGCAATAACAATGGAAGTTGAAAAGAAATAG
- a CDS encoding 2-oxoacid:acceptor oxidoreductase family protein, translating to MSKNMMEIRWHGRGGQGAKTAALLFGEAALATGKHIQAFPEYGPERMGAPVQSFNRIADAAITVHCGITEPNFVVILDPTLIDTVNVTEGLPKDGKVIVNTSFHSKDLAERLGISAEQVFVVDASKISTETIGMNIPNTPMLGALVKVIGTMDIDHVLEDTKKKLEQKFRHKPQVIEGNLACIKRAYDEVKNG from the coding sequence ATGTCAAAAAATATGATGGAAATTCGTTGGCATGGCAGAGGCGGACAAGGCGCAAAAACAGCCGCTTTGCTTTTTGGTGAAGCAGCACTAGCAACAGGTAAGCACATTCAGGCCTTCCCAGAATATGGCCCGGAAAGAATGGGCGCTCCGGTGCAGTCGTTTAATAGAATAGCCGATGCGGCAATAACTGTGCACTGTGGCATAACAGAACCAAACTTTGTTGTAATTTTAGACCCAACGCTGATTGATACTGTAAATGTTACAGAGGGCTTGCCTAAAGACGGGAAAGTTATAGTTAACACCTCGTTTCATTCAAAAGACCTTGCCGAGCGTCTTGGCATTTCAGCTGAGCAGGTTTTTGTTGTTGACGCATCAAAAATTTCTACCGAAACAATCGGAATGAACATACCAAACACGCCAATGCTTGGCGCGCTTGTAAAAGTAATTGGCACTATGGACATTGACCATGTGCTTGAAGATACAAAGAAAAAACTTGAGCAAAAGTTTCGTCATAAACCTCAGGTTATTGAAGGCAACCTTGCCTGCATAAAAAGAGCATACGACGAAGTAAAAAATGGATAA
- the recR gene encoding recombination mediator RecR, with the protein MTRPKAVERMIEAFRTMPGIGPKMAERLSYHILRAPDSQVSEIVNSIADAKGSVKICGKCFNITQSDPCDVCDDSTRDKTTLCVVETPQDLTAFSAVKQYYGLYFVLGGALSPLDGVGPNDIRVKELLNRLKSDSIAELIIATDTDSKGEITALFLAEQIKPLVPKVTRIGYGLPMGGDLEYADEITLTRALQGRREM; encoded by the coding sequence ATGACAAGGCCTAAAGCTGTAGAAAGAATGATAGAGGCGTTTCGCACAATGCCCGGTATCGGCCCTAAAATGGCAGAAAGGTTGAGCTATCATATATTAAGGGCGCCCGATTCTCAGGTAAGCGAAATAGTTAACTCAATAGCAGATGCAAAGGGTTCGGTAAAAATTTGCGGCAAGTGTTTTAACATAACTCAGAGTGACCCTTGCGATGTTTGCGATGATAGCACAAGAGATAAAACAACACTTTGTGTGGTTGAAACGCCGCAAGACCTCACCGCATTTAGTGCTGTAAAGCAGTACTACGGGCTTTACTTTGTGCTTGGCGGCGCGCTTTCGCCGCTTGATGGGGTTGGCCCAAATGACATTAGGGTTAAAGAGTTGCTAAATCGTCTAAAAAGTGATAGTATTGCCGAACTAATAATTGCTACAGACACAGATTCAAAAGGTGAAATAACAGCTCTTTTTCTGGCAGAACAAATTAAACCGCTTGTGCCAAAAGTTACAAGAATTGGATACGGCCTGCCCATGGGCGGCGATTTAGAATACGCAGATGAAATAACACTCACCCGTGCTTTACAAGGGCGCAGGGAGATGTAG
- the dnaX gene encoding DNA polymerase III subunit gamma/tau, with translation MSYVVLARRFRPQTFADIIGQEHVSTILKNAISENRVAHAYLLSGPRGVGKTTAARIFAKALNCKNGPTPEPCGKCTNCVEITGGSSVDVQEIDGASNRGIDEIRELRENVKFAPAVSKYKIYIIDEAHQITDAAFNALLKTLEEPPAHVVFILATTEQQKIPITILSRCQKFRFRLISSKDIIANLEAILKKEKVVVAPEVLQTIASTTGGSMRDALSLLDQLISLGVKDIKESDANTVLGLLPDKLINEAAEFCAQNDASAIMVLVKEVNMQGYNLAQFASDLRSRFRKTLVYKINPSAVEITAGEKQWLEKEKDNFTQAWLVRSTSLLTKAVDEMKRSDEPRIVLELCLVRLCLPYIGADDILKRLEELEKSGGMQMQEGAGQNKENRNEASASNKVSDNKPAYIITDSSKNNVSDSYTSTNDSSSHLTLWRQTIADFSKKHPAFGYMLKDSHFKTLSPSGVLALTVASRFEKETINSNRETIEQIMSGKFGKSISINIVVQESNSSTSLPGEPQVISTQEPIIPVKEVFSVLPEGNITPKLPSAVEKVRDLFKGTVKKN, from the coding sequence ATGTCTTATGTTGTTCTTGCCAGAAGGTTTCGCCCACAAACATTTGCCGATATAATAGGGCAAGAGCATGTTTCAACAATTTTAAAAAATGCCATTTCTGAAAATCGCGTGGCGCACGCTTATTTATTAAGCGGTCCAAGGGGTGTGGGTAAAACTACCGCCGCAAGAATTTTTGCAAAAGCATTAAACTGCAAAAATGGCCCTACACCTGAGCCATGCGGAAAATGCACAAACTGTGTTGAAATTACCGGCGGCTCAAGTGTTGATGTACAAGAAATTGATGGTGCATCTAACCGCGGTATAGATGAAATTCGCGAACTGCGCGAAAATGTTAAATTCGCACCTGCCGTTTCAAAATACAAAATTTACATAATAGACGAAGCCCACCAAATAACCGATGCCGCTTTTAACGCACTTCTTAAAACACTTGAAGAGCCGCCAGCGCATGTGGTTTTTATACTTGCAACTACCGAACAGCAAAAAATTCCGATTACAATTCTTTCCCGTTGTCAAAAATTTCGCTTTCGCTTAATTTCGTCAAAAGATATTATTGCCAACCTTGAAGCAATATTAAAAAAAGAAAAAGTAGTGGTTGCCCCTGAAGTTTTGCAAACAATTGCAAGCACCACCGGCGGCTCTATGCGCGATGCTTTAAGTTTACTTGACCAGCTTATTTCATTAGGTGTTAAAGATATTAAAGAGTCCGATGCAAACACGGTGCTTGGCCTTTTGCCTGACAAGTTAATAAACGAAGCTGCTGAGTTTTGCGCCCAAAATGATGCAAGTGCAATTATGGTACTTGTAAAAGAAGTAAATATGCAGGGCTACAACCTTGCGCAGTTTGCATCAGACCTTCGCTCCAGATTTCGTAAAACCTTGGTTTATAAAATAAACCCATCAGCTGTAGAAATTACAGCTGGCGAAAAGCAGTGGCTTGAAAAAGAAAAAGATAATTTTACCCAAGCATGGCTTGTTCGCTCAACATCGTTGCTTACAAAAGCGGTAGATGAAATGAAACGCAGTGACGAGCCCAGAATAGTACTTGAACTTTGTCTTGTAAGGTTATGCCTGCCTTACATTGGTGCAGACGATATATTAAAACGCCTTGAAGAGCTAGAAAAAAGCGGCGGTATGCAAATGCAGGAAGGCGCAGGGCAAAACAAAGAGAACCGAAACGAGGCGAGTGCTTCTAATAAAGTTTCAGATAACAAACCGGCTTACATAATTACGGATAGCTCAAAAAATAATGTGTCAGATTCATACACAAGCACCAATGATAGCAGTAGCCACTTAACACTTTGGCGTCAAACAATAGCCGATTTCAGTAAAAAGCACCCGGCTTTTGGCTATATGCTAAAAGATAGTCATTTTAAGACACTTAGCCCAAGTGGTGTTTTGGCACTTACAGTGGCAAGTCGTTTTGAGAAAGAAACTATCAACTCTAATAGGGAAACAATAGAGCAGATAATGAGTGGGAAGTTTGGTAAGAGCATTTCCATAAATATAGTTGTGCAAGAAAGCAATAGTTCCACTTCTTTGCCCGGTGAGCCGCAAGTAATATCAACACAGGAGCCAATTATTCCCGTAAAAGAAGTGTTTTCAGTTTTGCCGGAAGGCAATATTACCCCAAAGTTGCCATCAGCGGTAGAAAAAGTAAGAGATTTATTTAAAGGAACGGTAAAGAAAAATTAG
- a CDS encoding RNA-binding protein, with product MNIYVGNLAREVSEQDLSSLFSTFGQVATAAVIKDKFTGESRGFGFVEMAVKEEGAAAIAALNGKDLKGRPLTVNEAKPKTEGGPRRSGGGGFGGRSGGFGGGRSGGFGGGRSGGGNSRGGGSGGSRW from the coding sequence ATGAACATTTATGTAGGTAATTTAGCACGCGAAGTGTCTGAGCAGGATCTTTCAAGTCTTTTTTCAACATTCGGTCAGGTTGCAACGGCCGCTGTAATTAAAGATAAGTTCACAGGTGAATCAAGAGGTTTTGGTTTTGTTGAAATGGCAGTTAAAGAAGAAGGGGCAGCCGCAATAGCAGCTCTCAATGGTAAAGACCTAAAAGGCCGTCCATTAACAGTTAACGAAGCCAAACCAAAAACAGAAGGCGGTCCAAGAAGAAGTGGCGGTGGTGGTTTTGGTGGCAGAAGTGGTGGTTTTGGCGGTGGTAGAAGCGGTGGTTTTGGTGGTGGCAGAAGTGGTGGCGGCAATAGCAGAGGTGGTGGCAGCGGCGGTAGCCGTTGGTAA
- a CDS encoding tryptophan-rich sensory protein: MKAYIWYSQLIKPSWAPPSWLFGPVWTFLYVLIVLSFGKVFLMACKKEIAFIVALPFILNLIFNFAFTPLQFGLQNNILAAIDILLILGTLIWAMVAIWPHSHWIAYIQIPYLLWVSFATVLQLTITYLNK; encoded by the coding sequence ATGAAAGCATATATCTGGTATTCTCAATTAATTAAGCCGTCATGGGCGCCACCTTCCTGGCTTTTCGGTCCAGTGTGGACATTTCTTTATGTGTTAATCGTTTTGTCTTTTGGTAAGGTGTTTTTAATGGCGTGCAAAAAAGAGATTGCTTTTATTGTTGCTCTGCCATTTATTCTTAACCTCATTTTTAACTTCGCATTTACTCCTTTACAATTTGGGCTACAAAACAATATTCTTGCCGCAATTGATATCTTGCTCATCTTGGGTACACTAATATGGGCAATGGTTGCTATATGGCCACACTCTCACTGGATTGCTTATATTCAAATTCCGTACTTACTTTGGGTTTCCTTTGCAACTGTTTTGCAATTAACTATCACTTATTTAAATAAGTAA